CCCATAGGGATCCCGTTCCCCGATCACAGCAGCGACATCCTCAGCAGTCTGAATGAGCAGAGAAACAACGGGCTGTTGTGCGACGTGGTCATCTTGGTGGAAGGCCAGGAGTTCCCCACCCACCGCTCCGTCCTGGCGGCGTGCAGCCAGTACTTCAAGAAGCTCTTCACCTCAGGGTTAGTGGTGGACCAGCAAAACGTGTATGAGATAGACTTTGTGAGTGCGGACGCCTTGTCGGCTCTGCTGGAGTTCGCTTACACCGCGACCCTTACTGTCAGCACTTCAAATGTCAATGACATCCTCAATGCCGCCACACTGCTGGAGATCCCGGCGGTGAGGGATGTTTGCACGGATCTCCTGGACAGGAAGATTCTGGCCAAAAATGACCAGATGGATACAGTAGATCAAATTGATCAAAGGAACCATCTCAGAGCAAAAGAGTACCTGGAGTTCTTCCAGAGCAACCCCGTCAATGGCCACCAAGGCAGCTTTCCGTGGACCAACCCAGAGTTGAGAGACCTTCAGAGACTGAACTTCCGAggccaagaggaggaggaggagccggACTGCAATGGCATAGACTTCTACTCGCAAGCCCCCCTAAACGAAAGACCAAAGGCGAATGACTGTGATCCTGACAGCAACCCAGCCATGTGGCTggacagagaggaggaggaggcggctcCTGGCTCCTTGTTTTCACCTTCTCAGAACGGACATTACAGCGGCCGTGGCCTGCCCACACcgggagaagaggaggggacCCTGGGGGGGCCTCTGGACCAGCAGGAAGCCGGCGACTCCCCCAGCTTCGTTCCTGCTGGAGCGGAGACGGAGGATGACGCGAGGGAGGTGGATGGCTTGGCTGCTAGTGCCCTGCTGCAGCAAATGATCAATTCCGTGGGGAGACAGCAGCTCGCAGAGGATGACCGAAAGGATGACGATGGGGTCATGGATTATTACTTGAAATATTTCGGCAGTTCGAACGAGAGCGACGTCTATCCGTCCTGGTCCCAGAAGGTGGAGAAGAAGATCAGGGCAAAAGCATTCCAAAAGTGCCCCATCTGTGAGAAGGTGATCCAGGGGGCTGGCAAGCTGCCGCGCCACATCCGCACCCACACCGGGGAGAAGCCCTACGAGTGCAACATCTGCAAAGTCCGATTCACCAGGTAAGGAGCGGGCGGACGCTGGAGGAGAGGGGACTGTCACACAAAACCGGCTCTTGGCTTTCCCCGGGGGCCGTCGCGGGGCTGGTCTCGTGCTGTTTTGTCTTGCCTGCTCGACTAATTTCCATCTTAACAGGCGAGCTGGATATGAAGGCCAGATTTTTCCAGAGAGATGAGTGATTTGGGTGTCTGACTCTTGGGATATCTCAAGGGGCCTGTCTTGATAGCCAGTGCCACACCATCCCGGTGTCCTGAAttgctgagctctgctggaaACCTGGCCAGATCCGGGCTTCTGCGGAGGCCAAGTAACGTGGTTGATGAAACAGAGCTGCAGCCCTTGGTGTGTCCATTGTGGCCGAGGAGCCCGGGGTTGAGATGAGAGTCAGAGAGCTGTTGAGAAATGGCTCCACGGGATGACTGAAGCGCCGGTGGCTGGTAGTCAGGTTGGGAAGAGGCTGAACCCCGCATCGCTCGTGTCCTCTCTCAGCAAACCGTGGTGGCTGAGCGATGGCTGCcccaaaaaccacacaaaccCCGGTGCCTTGGTTCAGCTCCCCGGGGGTGTTTGCCTCGACGCTGTTTCTAATCAGGGTTCCTCcactccttccctctgccacGGGAACGCTGAAGAAAGGGGATATTGTTTGGATTCCTCCGGTTCACTCGAGTCCACGCGTTGCAGTGCCGCCTCCTCTCTCTGGTTTCTGTGGCTGTGATGGCCGAGCCGGGGCGGGGGTCTCACCCTGGTCCCCCCCGCCCTGCCGAGGGACTACGTGGGCTGCCTGGCAGAGGAGCCAgactgcctgccctgcctgctctctgcctgctgaAATATTCCCAGCTTCGCAAGTGCCGACTGCTTCGCTGTCAGGGCTGGCCCTTCCCGAGAGCCTCTtccttggggagggggggttcCATGAGGCTGTACCCCGCCATGGGCAAGCCCGTGGACGTGGCAGGTGGCTCCGGCGTGAAGCCGATGGGGCTGGGACGTGGGCAGGAGGCCGTGTCCTGCCCCACGGCGCTGccggccccctcccctccgcacGCCGTGGCCGCACCCAGCCCCACGTTGGATAGCTGAGGAATGCAGATAATGGCGGGGGCAGGATGCCAGCCCTCTGCCGCTCCCCCAGCGCCCGGCCCTGTGCGACTGGGCCCTGCCACGCGGCACCTCCCTGCCCCGTGCCGGATCTGCCCCGCGTGTTCCGGGGGCCCCTGGGTGCTGCGCCCACACCCCTGGGCAGAACCCGGCCGTCCCACCTGAGCGGTCCAAGGTCCTCGCGTGGCCGGTGAGCCGGAGGATGCGGAAACGCCGTGGGGTCCCTGGCAGCCATCGGCACTGGGGGTGGCGACGAGGGGAGGCCATGGGGCTTTttaggggaggaagaggaggtcgGTGGGTCAGTGCGACCTCATCGCTTTTTGATCTCGCCCTCCTCCTGCAGGTTTCGGATGGGGACCTGCTCCCTGCGGGCCTGGCACTGCAGAGAATGGGGTGGAAACTCTGTCTCCCAGCCCCTATAAACAAGGCCCTTTCTTAATATACCAGGGGTGTGCTATTTTCCAGCCAAAATAcatccccctccttcttctgcaGCCGGCGTTTGGGCACAGAGAAGCctggatggggacagggagctgTGCTCGGCCTCGCTGTGCCCCATCGCATGTCTTCGGCTGCCGAGCTCGGCTCAGGCGTTCACGCTGGTCGTGGAGAATCTTCCGTGAGGCTGCTGCTCAAAGTCGCAGCTGGtttccagctccctctgcccgTGGCTGGCTCCCCGGGGATGCACCAGCCTCGTCCTCCCAGCACGGCCTGCCGTGGGGTACGGCAGAGTGTGATAAAGTCAAGCTGCCGGCCCAGGTCTTGTCTGCTCTGGGTTGTTTTCGGCGGCGGTGTTGATGAGttgctttttgctgcttctcccccaGCACCTGGGCTGTGCTTGAAGCCTTATCTCAGAGGCTCCCAATGGAAAAATGGGTGCCAACCTGAGCAAGCACTCCATCATCCTTATTTTCCCCCcgattttattattcttttgcATTCATTCACCGTGCTCTCCTTCCCCGTCCTCATCCCATCGGGTGACGGTGCATTGCTTGAAAACTAAATCTCTTCCCTGTGCCATTAAAAATGCCGCGTATCGTGGCAGGCTGGGGGagcctggggatggggaggctGCAGAGAGGGAAGCACTCCCCGCTCTTGAAGGAGCTTTTGGGGTAAAGGCAGGAGGACGAGCCAGAACTGTTTTGCGCTGGGTGTTTCCCTGCCACCCCCTTGCTGGGTGGGGACCAGAGCCCGTCGGTTTACGCCGATTTTTGCTCACTTGTGCTTCCTGGTTCCTCTGCGTTCGCAGGGGGAGGAGTGACGATGGCACACTAATAATCTTCTGAAAGAAAGGCAGtgtgattttataaaaattagaaatatttataaaattttataaattataaatatttattttaaaaaaagctggttTGATGTGCTGCTGCATACCACATTGTTTTAAGCAAGGCCCACCTTCCCAGCCGCTTTGGGAGCTGCACTACAATGAGAGGTGGACACGTCCTTGGTGTTTTGATCCGTCCCTTAAGGTTTAGGACTTCCTGGGGCCTCGTGCTGCCCGCATTTACCCCCACGGGTGAAGGCAGCGGTGGCTGtgctgcagcggggctgggccCTGCCTTTTCCatagaggagagcagagagggatgGGCCCGGATCCGCTTGCCAAGAGGCGAGTGGTTCCCTTGCCCTCCGCCCGGGCAGGGACGGTGCTCCTcgctgcctgcgctgccccGCCACGCGCTTCGtgcctgattattttttcctccaggaagAAGCGAGACGCCGCGGCTCACGTGGCCTTGTTggcccccggcccggctccTGCAACTGCCCTCCCCTGGCTCCAGCAAGCTGCGGCTGCGccggccctgccaggagccggCCGGCCCCGTACCGGGCGATGCTTGACCTCGTACCGGGCGATGCTTGGCCCTGTACTGGGCGATGCTTGGCCCTGTACTGGGCAATGCTCAGCCCCGTACCCATGCTTGGCCCCATACTGGGCTATGATCAGCCCCGTACTGGGCGATGCTCAGCCCCATACCAATGCTCAGCCCCATACTGGGCGATGCTCAGCCCCGTACCGATGCTTGGCCCATACTGGGCTATGATCAGCCCTGTACTGGGCGATGCTTGACCTTGTACCGCGCGATGCTTGGCCCCATACCAATGCTCAGCCCCATACTGGGCAATGCTCAGCCCCGTACCGATGCTTGGCCCCATACTGGGCTATGATCAGCCCCGTACTGGGAGATGCTCGACCTCGTACCGGGCGATGCTCAGCCCCATACCAATGCTCAGCCCCATACTGGGTGATGCTCAGCCCCGTACCAATGCTTGGCCCCATACTGGGCTATGATCAGCCCTGTACTGGGCGATGCTCGACCTCGTACCGGGCGATGCTCAGCCCCATACCGATGCTCAGCCCCATACTGATGCTCAGCCCCATACTGGGCGATGCTCAGCCCCGTACCAATGCTTGGCCCCATACTGGGCTATGATCGGCCCTGTACTGGGCGATGCTCGACCTCATACGGGGCGATGCTCAGCCCCATACTGGGCGATGCTCAGCCCCGTACCTACACTCAGCCCCGTACCGATGCTCGGCCCCATACTGAGCGATGCTCAGCCCCGTACCAATGCTTGGCCCCATACTGGGCTATGATTGGCCCTGTACTGGGCAATGCTCGACCCATACTGGGTGATGCCCAGCCCTGTACCGATGCTTGGCCTCATACTGAGCGACGCTCAGCCCAGTACTGATGCTCGGCCCAGTACCGATGCTCGGCCCTGTACCGATGCTCAGCCCCATACTGAGCGACGCTCCCCAGCCCTGTACCGATGCTCAGCCCCATACTGAGCGATGCTCAGCCCAGTACCGATGCTCGGCCCTGTACCGATGCTCAGCCCCATACTGAGCGATGCTCAGCCCAGTACCAATGCTCGGCCCTGTGCCGATGCTCAGCCCCATACTGAGCGATGCTCGGCCCCGTACCGGGCGCAGGGATGAAGGCAGACCCCCAGGCTgacctgcccccccccccctcccctgtcCTTTCTCTCCCACGCAGGCAGGACAAGCTGAAGGTTCACATGAGGAAACACACAGGGGAGAAGCCGTACTTGTGCCAGCAATGCGGCGCCGCTTTCGCTCACAACTACGACTTGAAGAACCACATGCGCGTCCACACCGGCCTGCGGCCCTACCAGTGCGACAGCTGCTCCAAGACTTTCGTCCGCTCCGACCACTTGCACAGGCACCTTAAAAAAGATGGATGCAACGGTATTCCATCCAGGAGGGGCCGTAAACCCCGGGTGAGAGATGCCGGGGGTCTGCCTACCACCCCTACGGGGAACCCTGAAGATGGAAGTTTTCAAGCCGGTGGGGAGAGTCAAGAATCAGAGGACACCCTGCAGAGGAACGGcgaggagcagcagcactttGAGGATAATTCAAATAATGAAGCATCAGGATTGAATGTAGCAGGAGGGTCGTCTGAGGGTAACACGCAAGGACTCTCCTAAACCAAAAAACAAAGTGTCACAAAATCTAGTTAGTACTTTTCCTCcgatttttctctttaaagatgtttctctccctttttttaaaaaaaaaaaacagaaaaaaatatatatatatattatgttTCCAATCTTCCCATCGTAAGCAGGGCTCCCCCGAGGATCCCTCAGTAGCTAAGGACCTTTTCTTGGAAAGGCAGATGCTAGGAAGCACGGGGTGGGGATGGAAAGTGGCTCTGTCACATGGAAAAGAGCTTCCATGTAAATccaaagctttattttgtgTCCAAAcacacgttaaaaaaaaaaaaaaaacaaaaaacaaacctatttCAGAGAGAGAtctatttaaggaaaaaaaaaaaaagcaaaaatagaaaaaaaaaaagtggtaggAGTGGAAGGGCTCTTTCAGGGCGGCGGTACACGGTGCCTCGGAgggccggggggagcggggccagcCTTCCCCCCTCCGCTTTTTGGGAAGTTTAAAGCTCCAGCGGCGCGAGGTGCTGGGTCGTTGCTGCGTCCCGGGGCGGAGACGGCTCCTTCCAGAGAGATCGGGGTCGGTTTTGGGGGCAAAGggtgtgggtccttcccaccAGCCCCGGTGTGAAGCCGAATTTGCCAGAGAGGGGAGCTGACGGCAGTGGCTTGGTGTAGAAAATTGCCGAAAAACGCCTAAAATTGCCTAATCATGTGAGCGGACAACCGGGATTTTGCAGGGTTGCTGTTGGCAGCGGGTGTCGGACACCCGGGGCTGGGGACACTCGGGGCTGGGGACACCGGGGCTGGGGACACCGGCTCAGCCAGAGCCGTGCCGGTGCCACCACCGGCAGATAACGCCAGGCGAGGGTGCGCCCATCCCAGCGTCGGTCCCCAGCCCGGGGTGCCCAGCCCGGGGTGCCCGGCTGGTCCCGGGAAAGGGCTGAGACGGATCTGGCACAGCACGGATCCCACCGGCCCCTTCCCAGCGCCCGCTGCCCCGGCAGAATTTGGGGGAGGGGGCCCCCAAACCTCCCCCCCCCGACTCCCCCCAGTATATTTTAGGCACTGGGTCAGCACAGCAGTGTTCCCACATGCCCCGAAAGCGCCTAAAAATGgcaaattccttttaaaaaaggttatttGAGGTCTCCCTTAAAGGGGCAGGAGGCCTttgggtggggaaggggaggcgAGCTGCAGCggccccagctcccccagcccccattcccaaaatatatatatatatatagatgcTATATGGCTCTAGAGGCGGGTATATAACCCTCGGGGTTAGCAGAGGACGAGAAGAAAAGGCACCTTTCAGCTGGTCACCTGTTTTctaaatgcacatttttaaatgaaaaagagattttaagcccttttatttgaaagcactttttagattctcttcctttttttttttgttgtttttttttttttttttttcctcttggtgttttgtttttactttcaaaGCAAGAGCAGGTTTGGCCGAATGTATTTTGGAGAGGGAGTGAGAGGGGAGTGTGTGCTGGGGGGAGGGCTGAgtggtgggggtgggggagagatgGATGTttatttaatgcagaaaaagcaataaaaaattaaaaaaaaaaaaccatgataaaaaaataaaaaaaaaaaacaaacaaagaagtCTTAGCACTTTGCGATGGAACGGGTACTTTGAGATCACtttatcttaatttaaaaagcaaaagcaaaacatgtttaCAAGTCAAAACCAACTTCTacggaaaaaaaaatattattaaaaaaaaaaaaatcctaaatttatttttgtaagaaaaatgtgtatatatatatatatatatttaaaaaaaaaaaatcataggcAGAATCCAAGTTATATTTCATGGAGTAATAAAAGCCGCAAGGTGTCCGATGGGAGGAACGATGCTAATTAGGTTCTGTGACATGCCCTGACACCAGACCCTCCGAAGTCGTTGCACTTCgcgaattaaaaaaaaaaaccacggAAGCTTGAATTTTAGGCAGGAAtcatggggttttgttttggttttgtgtattGTTCATTTCTCCccacacccttttttttttttttaattttttttttttttttacattttatttctttaatgttttctagCCAGTGCTAGTCCAGACGTCTCTCCCatctccaccccccccccaccccagaatGGGGGGGCCGTGATGCTCCCCGTGGGCTTTGCATCCCTCCCggtccccccgccccgggcaggTAAATTCGGATCCAGGCATCAAATCCTGCCGGGAACGTGCCGGAGGGACCCGGATCCGGGCCGGCAGCGGGGgctctggggtggggggggctgcagcagatacccccccccccccccccccccccccccccccgccagccgATGCCCCAGCCGGGCTGAACCTCTGCTTAGCACTGGCTAATTCTGgcatatgcaaaaaaaaaaaaatcaagcgTGGATTTGTAAATAGACACTTACTTGAGGTTCTTTATTGTAATCGGAGTTGTGGTATCTCTTTTCTAGtttgtgttaatttttcttcccgGTTTTTCGgggccccccccccagctcctcgctgctgcttttctcttcccccccccccccaaccccgaAGGAGCCTTGGAAAGTTTGTGGGGTTCTGGGCGAACGGCGCGCTGGCACCTGGGGAATAAACCCTGcgcttcccccccaccccggccagCCCTTGGACAGCGGGAcggggggagagaaggagggaaaaaaggggggggggataaaagaagaaggggggggaagaaagaggggagaaaaaagagggggagaaaaaagaaaaaaggggggggaagaaaaaagagaaaaaaaaggaaaaagagcaaacgGCACAAAAAATAAGAGGCGAGCAAGAATGAGTCTCAGGATTCCCCGCGGCGAGAGCGTCCCCACGCCTGCGACGTCCCCGCGTCCCCGTCCCCACCGGACACCCATGcacccacccagccgctcgccAGGCCCAGGCCTCCCCCCACCCTAACCCCCCCCACCTCACCCCAGAGCGACCCCAGCCCTTGCTGGCAACACTTTAGCACAAGTTTAAGTTTGcactaggaaaagaaaaaaaaaagggcaaaaaaagcaaaaaaccccccaaaaaccccaaacccagcgGGTTTGTCCCCATCCCGCAGCCATCGCCTGCCTTAACCCCCAGCGCTGCAGCAGCGCCGAGGCCCCcgcgcagccgctccccccaCCGTACTGTAGCTCAGCAGcgagatttttgttgttgttgttggcgtcgttattgttgttattgtcattattttttttttattattttttttctttttttttttttttcctttttttttctttaattcgGGTTGTGATAAAGTGTTGCCAAAGATACTGCTGAGTTACGCCAGGTcgggaaaagaa
This region of Gymnogyps californianus isolate 813 chromosome 24, ASM1813914v2, whole genome shotgun sequence genomic DNA includes:
- the ZBTB7A gene encoding zinc finger and BTB domain-containing protein 7A; this translates as MAGGVDGPIGIPFPDHSSDILSSLNEQRNNGLLCDVVILVEGQEFPTHRSVLAACSQYFKKLFTSGLVVDQQNVYEIDFVSADALSALLEFAYTATLTVSTSNVNDILNAATLLEIPAVRDVCTDLLDRKILAKNDQMDTVDQIDQRNHLRAKEYLEFFQSNPVNGHQGSFPWTNPELRDLQRLNFRGQEEEEEPDCNGIDFYSQAPLNERPKANDCDPDSNPAMWLDREEEEAAPGSLFSPSQNGHYSGRGLPTPGEEEGTLGGPLDQQEAGDSPSFVPAGAETEDDAREVDGLAASALLQQMINSVGRQQLAEDDRKDDDGVMDYYLKYFGSSNESDVYPSWSQKVEKKIRAKAFQKCPICEKVIQGAGKLPRHIRTHTGEKPYECNICKVRFTRQDKLKVHMRKHTGEKPYLCQQCGAAFAHNYDLKNHMRVHTGLRPYQCDSCSKTFVRSDHLHRHLKKDGCNGIPSRRGRKPRVRDAGGLPTTPTGNPEDGSFQAGGESQESEDTLQRNGEEQQHFEDNSNNEASGLNVAGGSSEGNTQGLS